Proteins from a genomic interval of Chionomys nivalis chromosome 7, mChiNiv1.1, whole genome shotgun sequence:
- the Ppl gene encoding periplakin isoform X2, translated as MHSLFRKKNKGKYSPTVQTRSISNKELSDLIEQLQKNADQVERNIVDTEAKMQSDLARLQEGQPPEHRDVALQKVSDSEKLLYVLEADAAIAKHMKHPQGDMIAEDIRQLKERVTNLRGKHKQMYSLAVKEADPKVNWAALVDEKLDKLSSQGFGTDLPLVDSQVEQHNIFHNEVKAIGPHLAKDKEQNSELQAKYQKLLAASQARQQHLSSLQDYMQRCTNELYWLDQQAKGRLQYDWSDRNLDYPSRRRQYENFINRNLEAKEERINKLHTEGDQLLAAEHPGRNSIEAHMEAVHAEWKQYLNLLICEESHLKYMEDYHQFHKDIKDAQELLHKVDSDLNQKYNPDFKDRYQIELLLRELDDQEKALDKYEDVVRGLQRRGQQVVPLKYRRETPLKPIPVEALCDFEGDQGLISRGYSYTLQKNNGENWELTDSTGKKLSAPAVCFIIPPTDPEALALVDSLGSQYRSVRQKAAGSKHTLQQRHEVLRTENPGDASDLQGRQLLAGLDKVASDLDRQEKAITAILRPPLEQGRAIEDSSERAKDLKDITGELLQIEPEKTQCTAECEAFVQALPGSGTTPLLKTRMEDTNQKYERLVQLLDAAQKKVDVANHLEKSLQRGRELLASHENWLIQDDTMPESGHMLDNKRQELEAMASELQAEKSLLGEVEQNLQVAKQCSNSLATRFQEHCPDLERQEAEVHKLNQRFNNLSQQVERRAQSLQRARAAYNEYRRGYDQVLQFLANTPSYQPQETDSLSQVETKLKNQKNLLDEIASREQEVQKVYMDSQQYQQAVKDYELEAEKLRSLLDLENGRNSHLNKRARLQSPAARVKEEEAALAAKFTEVNAINRQRLQNLEFALNLLRQPEAGVTHETLQGGKLGSSTEETWKIKKELEEEMERRQQLENEVKSAQKEIQSLKDQGPQESLVRKEVLKKVPDPTLEESFQQLQQTLADEQHKNQLLQEELGALQLRLKSLEQETRDGGQEYVVKEVLRIEPDRAQEDEVLQLREELEALRRQKGAREAEVLLLQQRVAALTAEKSRVQEKVTEKEVVKLQNDPQLEAEYRRLQEQHEQEGTLREKQEEELSFLQAKLRRLEKERAMAEGKITVKEVLKVEKDAATEREVNDLTRQYEDEAAKARTGQREKTELLRKIWALEEENAKVVVQEKVREIVRPDPKAESEVANLRLELVEQERKFRGAEEQLKSYQSELEALRKRGPQVEVKEVTKEVIKYTTDPETEQELQRLREEIMDKTRLIERCDLEIYQLKQEIQALKDTKPQVQTREVVQEILQFQEDPQTKKEVESLRIKLLEEQKKQVDLEGERASQEGKIRHKEEELAQGKERVVRQEVVQYEDEPDLRAEVTAFTDSIDAELRQIDKLRMELRRLQHCRAELERQLEELERERQARRAAELEVQRLQQRLAALEQEEAKAGEKVTHTQKVVLQQDPQQTREHALLRAQLEEERHRRQLLEGELEPLRRKLATLEKTEIKEKVVFSESVQVEKGDTEQEIQRLKKSLEEETRSKRELDVEMTRLEAKLSELEFYNSKSSKELDFLREENHKLQLERQSLQLETRRLQSEIEMATTETRDLRNITTVDSGTHLNSRLWSLEKELDDLKKMSKDKDMEIDELQRRLGSVAVKREQRENHLRRSIVVIDPDTGRELSPEEAHRAGLIDWKMFVKLRSQECDWEEISVKGPNGESSVIHDRKSGKKFSIEDALQSGRLTPAQYDRYINKDMSIQELAVLVSGQK; from the exons CATCTCCAACAAGGAACTCTCAGATCTGATTGAGCAGCTGCAGAAGAATGCGGACCAGGTGGAGAGGAACATTGTGGACACCGAGGCCAAGATGCAGAGT gaCTTGGCCCGGCTACAAGAGGGACAGCCTCCTGAGCACCGGGACGTGGCCCTCCAGAAGGTGTCTGACTCAGAGAAGCTGCTGTACGTGCTGGAGGCGGATGCGGCCATTGCCAAGCACATGAAGCATCCACAGGGGGACATGATCGCTGAGGA catccgCCAGCTGAAAGAGCGTGTGACCAACCTACGGGGAAAACACAAGCAGATGTACAGCCTGGCAGTGAAGGAGGCCGACCCAAAGGTCAACTGGGCTGCACTGGTGGACGAGAAGCTG GACAAGCTGAGCAGCCAGGGCTTTGGGACTGACCTTCCTCTGGTGGACAGTCAGGTAGAACAACACAACATCTTCCACAATGAAGTCAAAGCCATTGGACCCCACCTGGCCAAGGACAAG GAACAGAACAGTGAACTCCAGGCGAAGTATCAGAAGTTGCTG GCAGCCTCGCAGGCACGGCAGCAGCACCTGAGCTCCTTGCAGGACTACATGCAACGCTGCACCAACGAGCTGTACTGGCTGGACCAGCAGGCCAAGGGCCGCTTGCAGTATGACTGGAGCGACCGCAACCTTGACTACCCCAGCCGCCGGCGCCAGTACGAG AATTTCATCAACCGGAACCTAGAGGCCAAGGAAGAAAGGATCAACAAACTGCACACTGAGGGTGACCAACTGCTGGCAGCGGAGCACCCAGGGAGGAACTCCATTGAG gcacacatggaggccGTGCATGCAGAGTGGAAGCAGTACCTGAACCTGCTCATCTGTGAGGAGAGCCACCTGAAGTACATGGAGGACTACCACCAG TTTCACAAGGACATCAAGGATGCTCAGGAGCTGCTACACAAGGTGGACTCGGACTTGAACCAGAAATACAACCCCGACTTCAAGGACCGGTACCAGATAGAGCTGCTGCTGCGGGAACTGGAT GACCAGGAGAAGGCTCTGGACAAGTATGAGGACGTGGTGCGGGGGCTGCAGAGGCGAGGGCAGCAGGTGGTGCCGCTCAAGTACCGCCGCGAAACTCCGCTCAAGCCCATTCCTGTGGAGGCCCTCTGTGACTTCGAGGGTGACCAG GGCCTGATCTCTCGGGGCTATAGCTACACTCTGCAGAAGAACAATGGGGAGAACTGGGAGCTGACAGACAGCACCGGGAAGAAGCTGAGTGCCCCAGCTGTCTGCTTCATCATTCCCCCCACCGACCCTGAGGCCTTGGCTCTTGTTGACAG TCTGGGCAGCCAGTACCGGAGTGTGCGGCAGAAGGCAGCTGGGAGCAAGCACACACTCCAGCAGCGGCATGAGGTGCTAAGGACAGAGAACCCTGGAG ATGCCTCTGATCTGCAGGGGCGACAGTTGCTGGCTGGCTTGGACAAAGTGGCCAGTGACCTGGACCGACAGGAGAAGGCCATCACAGCAATCCTACGGCCACCGCTTGAGCAGGGACGGGCAATAGAGGATAGTTCTGAGCGGGCCAAGGACCTCAAG GACATCACCGGTGAGCTGCTACAGATTGAGCCAGAGAAGACACAGTGCACAGCTGAGTGTGAGGCCTTCGTGCAGGCCCTCCCGGGCAGCGGCACTACCCCCTTGCTGAAGACCCGGATGGAAGACACCAACCAGAAATATGAACGACTGGTACAGCTGCTAGATGCAGCCCAGAAGAA GGTGGATGTGGCCAACCACTTGGAGAAGAGTCTTCAGCGGGGCAGGGAACTGTTGGCCTCACATGAGAACTGGCTGATCCAGGATGACACAATGCCTGAAAGTGGCCACATGTTGGACAAcaagaggcaggagctggag GCCATGGCTTCTGAGCTGCAGGCTGAGAAGTCCCTCCTGGGTGAGGTGGAACAGAACCTGCAGGTGGCCAAGCAGTGCTCCAACTCACTGGCCACTCGCTTCCAAGAGCACTGCCCTGACCTGGAGCGCCAGGAGGCCGAGGTCCACAAGCTGAACCAGCGTTTCAACAACCTCAGCCAGCAGGTGGAACGCAG GGCCCAGAGCCTGCAGAGAGCCAGGGCTGCCTACAATGAGTACCGCCGTGGTTATGACCAAGTGCTCCAGTTCTTGGCCAACACCCCCAGCTACcagcctcaggagacagacagccTCAGCCAGGTGGAGACCAAGCTGAAGAACCAGAAG AACTTGCTTGATGAGATAGCAAGCAGGGAACAAGAGGTGCAGAAGGTCTATATGGATTCCCAGCAGTACCAGCAAGCTGTGAAG GACTACGAGCTTGAAGCAGAGAAGCTGAGGTCCCTGCTGGACTTGGAGAATGGACGGAACAGCCATTTGAACAAGAGAGCCAGGCTGCAGTCTCCTGCTGCCAGGGTGAAGGAAGAG GAAGCTGCTCTTGCAGCCAAGTTCACCGAGGTCAATGCCATCAACAGACAGAGGCTGCAGAACTTGGAGTTTGCACTGAATCTCCTGAGACAG CCAGAAGCAGGAGTGACCCATGAGACCCTGCAAGGGGGGAAGCTGGGCTCCAGCACAGAGGAAACATGGAAGATTAAGAAGGaattggaggaggagatggagcgAAGGCAGCAGCTGGAAAATGAGGTCAAGAGTGCCCAGAAGGAAATCCAGAGTCTGAAGGATCAGGGGCCTCAGGAGTCATTGGTGAGGAAGGAGGTGCTCAAGAAGGTGCCAGACCCCACCCTGGAAGAGAGCTTCCAGCAGCTGCAGCAGACCCTGGCTGATGAACAACACAAGAACCAGCTGTtgcaggaggagctgggagcactACAGCTCCGGCTGAAGTCCCTAGAGCAGGAGACCAGGGACGGGGGACAAGAATATGTGGTCAAGGAGGTCTTGCGCATTGAGCCAGACAGAGCCCAGGAGGATGAGGTACTGCAGCTTCGGGAGGAGCTGGAGGCACTGCGACGGCAGAAAGGTGCCCGTGAGGCGGAGGTGCTCCTTCTACAGCAGCGCGTGGCAGCCCTGACTGCTGAGAAGAGCAGGGTGCAGGAGAAGGTCACTGAGAAGGAGGTGGTAAAGCTGCAGAATGACCCTCAGCTGGAAGCAGAATACCGGAGGCTGCAGGAGCAGCACGAGCAGGAGGGTACACtcagggagaagcaggaagaggagctGAGTTTCCTGCAGGCTAAGCTTAGGAGACTGGAGAAAGAACGGGCCATGGCAGAAGGCAAGATCACCGTCAAGGAGGTGCTCAAGGTAGAGAAAGATGCAGCCACAGAGAGGGAGGTCAATGACCTCACCCGCCAATATGAGGATGAGGCTGCCAAGGCACGCACTGGCCAGCGGGAGAAGACAGAGCTTCTTAGAAAGATATGGGCACTGGAAGAGGAGAATGCCAAAGTGGTGGTACAGGAGAAGGTCCGGGAGATCGTGCGGCCAGACCCCAAGGCAGAAAGTGAAGTGGCCAACCTCCGCCTGGAGCTGGTAGAGCAGGAGCGCAAATTCAGGGGTGCTGAGGAGCAGCTGAAGAGCTACCAGAGTGAGCTGGAGGCCTTACGGAAGCGTGGACCACAGGTGGAAGTCAAAGAAGTGACCAAAGAGGTCATTAAATACACGACTGACCCAGAAACCGAGCAGGAGCTCCAGCGGCTAAGGGAGGAGATCATGGACAAGACCAGGCTAATAGAAAGGTGTGACCTGGAGATCTACCAGTTGAAGCAGGAGATCCAGGCCCTGAAGGACACCAAGCCACAGGTGCAGACTAGAGAGGTAGTCCAAGAGATCCTGCAGTTCCAAGAAGACCCCCAAACCAAGAAGGAGGTAGAATCTCTGCGCATAAAGCTGTTGGAAGAACAGAAGAAACAGGTAGACCTAGAAGGGGAACGGGCATCCCAGGAAGGGAAGATCCGACACAAAGAGGAAGAGCTGGCACAGGGCAAGGAAAGGGTTGTACGCCAGGAGGTGGTACAATATGAAGATGAGCCAGACTTAAGAGCTGAGGTGACTGCCTTCACAGACAGCATTGATGCCGAGCTGCGGCAGATTGACAAGCTGCGTATGGAGCTGCGGCGGCTACAGCACTGCCGAGCAGAGCTGGAGCGGCAGTTGGAGGAACTGGAGCGTGAGCGGCAGGCACGCAGGGCAGCTGAGTTGGAGGTGCAGAGGCTTCAGCAGCGGCTGGCTGCACTGGAGCaggaggaggccaaggcaggtgagAAGGTAACCCACACACAGAAGGTGGTGCTGCAGCAGGACCCACAGCAAACCAGGGAGCATGCCCTGCTCCGAGCCCAGCTGGAGGAAGAGCGGCACCGGAGGCAGTTACTGGAGGGCGAGCTTGAACCCCTTCGTAGAAAGCTGGCTACCCTGGAGAAGACAGAGATCAAGGAAAAGGTGGTCTTCTCTGAGAGTGTTCAGGTGGAAAAGGGTGACACTGAGCAAGAGATCCAGCGGCTCAAGAAGAGCCTGGAAGAGGAGACCCGGAGCAAGAGGGAGCTAGATGTAGAGATGACCAGGCTGGAAGCCAAGTTATCTGAGTTAGAATTCTATAATTCTAAATCATCCAAGGAACTGGATTTCCTCAGAGAAGAAAATCACAAGCTGCAGCTAGAGCGGCAAAGCCTACAGCTGGAGACCCGGAGACTCCAATCAGAGATTGAGATGGCAACAACAGAAACTCGAGATCTAAGGAACATCACCACAGTGGATTCTGGAACCCACCTCAACTCTAGGCTGTGGTCCCTAGAGAAGGAACTGGATGACCTCAAGAAAATGTCCAAGGACAAGGATATGGAGATTGATGAACTGCAGAGGCGCCTGGGCTCTGTGGCAGTcaagagagagcagagggagaaCCACCTGAGGCGCTCCATAGTGGTCATTGACCCTGACACAGGCCGCGAGCTGTCCCCAGAGGAGGCCCACAGGGCGGGGCTCATCGACTGGAAAATGTTTGTGAAGCTCAGAAGCCAGGAGTGCGACTGGGAGGAGATATCAGTGAAAGGCCCTAATGGGGAGTCATCAGTGATCCATGACAGGAAGTCTGGCAAGAAGTTCTCTATTGAGGATGCTTTGCAAAGTGGCAGGTTAACCCCTGCTCAGTACGACCGCTACATCAACAAGGATATGTCCATTCAGGAGCTGGCAGTCTTGGTTTCTGGGCAGAAATAG
- the Ppl gene encoding periplakin isoform X1, whose translation MHSLFRKKNKGKYSPTVQTRSISNKELSDLIEQLQKNADQVERNIVDTEAKMQSDLARLQEGQPPEHRDVALQKVSDSEKLLYVLEADAAIAKHMKHPQGDMIAEDIRQLKERVTNLRGKHKQMYSLAVKEADPKVNWAALVDEKLDKLSSQGFGTDLPLVDSQVEQHNIFHNEVKAIGPHLAKDKEQNSELQAKYQKLLAASQARQQHLSSLQDYMQRCTNELYWLDQQAKGRLQYDWSDRNLDYPSRRRQYENFINRNLEAKEERINKLHTEGDQLLAAEHPGRNSIEAHMEAVHAEWKQYLNLLICEESHLKYMEDYHQFHKDIKDAQELLHKVDSDLNQKYNPDFKDRYQIELLLRELDDQEKALDKYEDVVRGLQRRGQQVVPLKYRRETPLKPIPVEALCDFEGDQGLISRGYSYTLQKNNGENWELTDSTGKKLSAPAVCFIIPPTDPEALALVDSLGSQYRSVRQKAAGSKHTLQQRHEVLRTENPGDASDLQGRQLLAGLDKVASDLDRQEKAITAILRPPLEQGRAIEDSSERAKDLKDITGELLQIEPEKTQCTAECEAFVQALPGSGTTPLLKTRMEDTNQKYERLVQLLDAAQKKVDVANHLEKSLQRGRELLASHENWLIQDDTMPESGHMLDNKRQELEAMASELQAEKSLLGEVEQNLQVAKQCSNSLATRFQEHCPDLERQEAEVHKLNQRFNNLSQQVERRAQSLQRARAAYNEYRRGYDQVLQFLANTPSYQPQETDSLSQVETKLKNQKNLLDEIASREQEVQKVYMDSQQYQQAVKDYELEAEKLRSLLDLENGRNSHLNKRARLQSPAARVKEEEAALAAKFTEVNAINRQRLQNLEFALNLLRQQPEAGVTHETLQGGKLGSSTEETWKIKKELEEEMERRQQLENEVKSAQKEIQSLKDQGPQESLVRKEVLKKVPDPTLEESFQQLQQTLADEQHKNQLLQEELGALQLRLKSLEQETRDGGQEYVVKEVLRIEPDRAQEDEVLQLREELEALRRQKGAREAEVLLLQQRVAALTAEKSRVQEKVTEKEVVKLQNDPQLEAEYRRLQEQHEQEGTLREKQEEELSFLQAKLRRLEKERAMAEGKITVKEVLKVEKDAATEREVNDLTRQYEDEAAKARTGQREKTELLRKIWALEEENAKVVVQEKVREIVRPDPKAESEVANLRLELVEQERKFRGAEEQLKSYQSELEALRKRGPQVEVKEVTKEVIKYTTDPETEQELQRLREEIMDKTRLIERCDLEIYQLKQEIQALKDTKPQVQTREVVQEILQFQEDPQTKKEVESLRIKLLEEQKKQVDLEGERASQEGKIRHKEEELAQGKERVVRQEVVQYEDEPDLRAEVTAFTDSIDAELRQIDKLRMELRRLQHCRAELERQLEELERERQARRAAELEVQRLQQRLAALEQEEAKAGEKVTHTQKVVLQQDPQQTREHALLRAQLEEERHRRQLLEGELEPLRRKLATLEKTEIKEKVVFSESVQVEKGDTEQEIQRLKKSLEEETRSKRELDVEMTRLEAKLSELEFYNSKSSKELDFLREENHKLQLERQSLQLETRRLQSEIEMATTETRDLRNITTVDSGTHLNSRLWSLEKELDDLKKMSKDKDMEIDELQRRLGSVAVKREQRENHLRRSIVVIDPDTGRELSPEEAHRAGLIDWKMFVKLRSQECDWEEISVKGPNGESSVIHDRKSGKKFSIEDALQSGRLTPAQYDRYINKDMSIQELAVLVSGQK comes from the exons CATCTCCAACAAGGAACTCTCAGATCTGATTGAGCAGCTGCAGAAGAATGCGGACCAGGTGGAGAGGAACATTGTGGACACCGAGGCCAAGATGCAGAGT gaCTTGGCCCGGCTACAAGAGGGACAGCCTCCTGAGCACCGGGACGTGGCCCTCCAGAAGGTGTCTGACTCAGAGAAGCTGCTGTACGTGCTGGAGGCGGATGCGGCCATTGCCAAGCACATGAAGCATCCACAGGGGGACATGATCGCTGAGGA catccgCCAGCTGAAAGAGCGTGTGACCAACCTACGGGGAAAACACAAGCAGATGTACAGCCTGGCAGTGAAGGAGGCCGACCCAAAGGTCAACTGGGCTGCACTGGTGGACGAGAAGCTG GACAAGCTGAGCAGCCAGGGCTTTGGGACTGACCTTCCTCTGGTGGACAGTCAGGTAGAACAACACAACATCTTCCACAATGAAGTCAAAGCCATTGGACCCCACCTGGCCAAGGACAAG GAACAGAACAGTGAACTCCAGGCGAAGTATCAGAAGTTGCTG GCAGCCTCGCAGGCACGGCAGCAGCACCTGAGCTCCTTGCAGGACTACATGCAACGCTGCACCAACGAGCTGTACTGGCTGGACCAGCAGGCCAAGGGCCGCTTGCAGTATGACTGGAGCGACCGCAACCTTGACTACCCCAGCCGCCGGCGCCAGTACGAG AATTTCATCAACCGGAACCTAGAGGCCAAGGAAGAAAGGATCAACAAACTGCACACTGAGGGTGACCAACTGCTGGCAGCGGAGCACCCAGGGAGGAACTCCATTGAG gcacacatggaggccGTGCATGCAGAGTGGAAGCAGTACCTGAACCTGCTCATCTGTGAGGAGAGCCACCTGAAGTACATGGAGGACTACCACCAG TTTCACAAGGACATCAAGGATGCTCAGGAGCTGCTACACAAGGTGGACTCGGACTTGAACCAGAAATACAACCCCGACTTCAAGGACCGGTACCAGATAGAGCTGCTGCTGCGGGAACTGGAT GACCAGGAGAAGGCTCTGGACAAGTATGAGGACGTGGTGCGGGGGCTGCAGAGGCGAGGGCAGCAGGTGGTGCCGCTCAAGTACCGCCGCGAAACTCCGCTCAAGCCCATTCCTGTGGAGGCCCTCTGTGACTTCGAGGGTGACCAG GGCCTGATCTCTCGGGGCTATAGCTACACTCTGCAGAAGAACAATGGGGAGAACTGGGAGCTGACAGACAGCACCGGGAAGAAGCTGAGTGCCCCAGCTGTCTGCTTCATCATTCCCCCCACCGACCCTGAGGCCTTGGCTCTTGTTGACAG TCTGGGCAGCCAGTACCGGAGTGTGCGGCAGAAGGCAGCTGGGAGCAAGCACACACTCCAGCAGCGGCATGAGGTGCTAAGGACAGAGAACCCTGGAG ATGCCTCTGATCTGCAGGGGCGACAGTTGCTGGCTGGCTTGGACAAAGTGGCCAGTGACCTGGACCGACAGGAGAAGGCCATCACAGCAATCCTACGGCCACCGCTTGAGCAGGGACGGGCAATAGAGGATAGTTCTGAGCGGGCCAAGGACCTCAAG GACATCACCGGTGAGCTGCTACAGATTGAGCCAGAGAAGACACAGTGCACAGCTGAGTGTGAGGCCTTCGTGCAGGCCCTCCCGGGCAGCGGCACTACCCCCTTGCTGAAGACCCGGATGGAAGACACCAACCAGAAATATGAACGACTGGTACAGCTGCTAGATGCAGCCCAGAAGAA GGTGGATGTGGCCAACCACTTGGAGAAGAGTCTTCAGCGGGGCAGGGAACTGTTGGCCTCACATGAGAACTGGCTGATCCAGGATGACACAATGCCTGAAAGTGGCCACATGTTGGACAAcaagaggcaggagctggag GCCATGGCTTCTGAGCTGCAGGCTGAGAAGTCCCTCCTGGGTGAGGTGGAACAGAACCTGCAGGTGGCCAAGCAGTGCTCCAACTCACTGGCCACTCGCTTCCAAGAGCACTGCCCTGACCTGGAGCGCCAGGAGGCCGAGGTCCACAAGCTGAACCAGCGTTTCAACAACCTCAGCCAGCAGGTGGAACGCAG GGCCCAGAGCCTGCAGAGAGCCAGGGCTGCCTACAATGAGTACCGCCGTGGTTATGACCAAGTGCTCCAGTTCTTGGCCAACACCCCCAGCTACcagcctcaggagacagacagccTCAGCCAGGTGGAGACCAAGCTGAAGAACCAGAAG AACTTGCTTGATGAGATAGCAAGCAGGGAACAAGAGGTGCAGAAGGTCTATATGGATTCCCAGCAGTACCAGCAAGCTGTGAAG GACTACGAGCTTGAAGCAGAGAAGCTGAGGTCCCTGCTGGACTTGGAGAATGGACGGAACAGCCATTTGAACAAGAGAGCCAGGCTGCAGTCTCCTGCTGCCAGGGTGAAGGAAGAG GAAGCTGCTCTTGCAGCCAAGTTCACCGAGGTCAATGCCATCAACAGACAGAGGCTGCAGAACTTGGAGTTTGCACTGAATCTCCTGAGACAG CAGCCAGAAGCAGGAGTGACCCATGAGACCCTGCAAGGGGGGAAGCTGGGCTCCAGCACAGAGGAAACATGGAAGATTAAGAAGGaattggaggaggagatggagcgAAGGCAGCAGCTGGAAAATGAGGTCAAGAGTGCCCAGAAGGAAATCCAGAGTCTGAAGGATCAGGGGCCTCAGGAGTCATTGGTGAGGAAGGAGGTGCTCAAGAAGGTGCCAGACCCCACCCTGGAAGAGAGCTTCCAGCAGCTGCAGCAGACCCTGGCTGATGAACAACACAAGAACCAGCTGTtgcaggaggagctgggagcactACAGCTCCGGCTGAAGTCCCTAGAGCAGGAGACCAGGGACGGGGGACAAGAATATGTGGTCAAGGAGGTCTTGCGCATTGAGCCAGACAGAGCCCAGGAGGATGAGGTACTGCAGCTTCGGGAGGAGCTGGAGGCACTGCGACGGCAGAAAGGTGCCCGTGAGGCGGAGGTGCTCCTTCTACAGCAGCGCGTGGCAGCCCTGACTGCTGAGAAGAGCAGGGTGCAGGAGAAGGTCACTGAGAAGGAGGTGGTAAAGCTGCAGAATGACCCTCAGCTGGAAGCAGAATACCGGAGGCTGCAGGAGCAGCACGAGCAGGAGGGTACACtcagggagaagcaggaagaggagctGAGTTTCCTGCAGGCTAAGCTTAGGAGACTGGAGAAAGAACGGGCCATGGCAGAAGGCAAGATCACCGTCAAGGAGGTGCTCAAGGTAGAGAAAGATGCAGCCACAGAGAGGGAGGTCAATGACCTCACCCGCCAATATGAGGATGAGGCTGCCAAGGCACGCACTGGCCAGCGGGAGAAGACAGAGCTTCTTAGAAAGATATGGGCACTGGAAGAGGAGAATGCCAAAGTGGTGGTACAGGAGAAGGTCCGGGAGATCGTGCGGCCAGACCCCAAGGCAGAAAGTGAAGTGGCCAACCTCCGCCTGGAGCTGGTAGAGCAGGAGCGCAAATTCAGGGGTGCTGAGGAGCAGCTGAAGAGCTACCAGAGTGAGCTGGAGGCCTTACGGAAGCGTGGACCACAGGTGGAAGTCAAAGAAGTGACCAAAGAGGTCATTAAATACACGACTGACCCAGAAACCGAGCAGGAGCTCCAGCGGCTAAGGGAGGAGATCATGGACAAGACCAGGCTAATAGAAAGGTGTGACCTGGAGATCTACCAGTTGAAGCAGGAGATCCAGGCCCTGAAGGACACCAAGCCACAGGTGCAGACTAGAGAGGTAGTCCAAGAGATCCTGCAGTTCCAAGAAGACCCCCAAACCAAGAAGGAGGTAGAATCTCTGCGCATAAAGCTGTTGGAAGAACAGAAGAAACAGGTAGACCTAGAAGGGGAACGGGCATCCCAGGAAGGGAAGATCCGACACAAAGAGGAAGAGCTGGCACAGGGCAAGGAAAGGGTTGTACGCCAGGAGGTGGTACAATATGAAGATGAGCCAGACTTAAGAGCTGAGGTGACTGCCTTCACAGACAGCATTGATGCCGAGCTGCGGCAGATTGACAAGCTGCGTATGGAGCTGCGGCGGCTACAGCACTGCCGAGCAGAGCTGGAGCGGCAGTTGGAGGAACTGGAGCGTGAGCGGCAGGCACGCAGGGCAGCTGAGTTGGAGGTGCAGAGGCTTCAGCAGCGGCTGGCTGCACTGGAGCaggaggaggccaaggcaggtgagAAGGTAACCCACACACAGAAGGTGGTGCTGCAGCAGGACCCACAGCAAACCAGGGAGCATGCCCTGCTCCGAGCCCAGCTGGAGGAAGAGCGGCACCGGAGGCAGTTACTGGAGGGCGAGCTTGAACCCCTTCGTAGAAAGCTGGCTACCCTGGAGAAGACAGAGATCAAGGAAAAGGTGGTCTTCTCTGAGAGTGTTCAGGTGGAAAAGGGTGACACTGAGCAAGAGATCCAGCGGCTCAAGAAGAGCCTGGAAGAGGAGACCCGGAGCAAGAGGGAGCTAGATGTAGAGATGACCAGGCTGGAAGCCAAGTTATCTGAGTTAGAATTCTATAATTCTAAATCATCCAAGGAACTGGATTTCCTCAGAGAAGAAAATCACAAGCTGCAGCTAGAGCGGCAAAGCCTACAGCTGGAGACCCGGAGACTCCAATCAGAGATTGAGATGGCAACAACAGAAACTCGAGATCTAAGGAACATCACCACAGTGGATTCTGGAACCCACCTCAACTCTAGGCTGTGGTCCCTAGAGAAGGAACTGGATGACCTCAAGAAAATGTCCAAGGACAAGGATATGGAGATTGATGAACTGCAGAGGCGCCTGGGCTCTGTGGCAGTcaagagagagcagagggagaaCCACCTGAGGCGCTCCATAGTGGTCATTGACCCTGACACAGGCCGCGAGCTGTCCCCAGAGGAGGCCCACAGGGCGGGGCTCATCGACTGGAAAATGTTTGTGAAGCTCAGAAGCCAGGAGTGCGACTGGGAGGAGATATCAGTGAAAGGCCCTAATGGGGAGTCATCAGTGATCCATGACAGGAAGTCTGGCAAGAAGTTCTCTATTGAGGATGCTTTGCAAAGTGGCAGGTTAACCCCTGCTCAGTACGACCGCTACATCAACAAGGATATGTCCATTCAGGAGCTGGCAGTCTTGGTTTCTGGGCAGAAATAG